The proteins below come from a single Streptomyces tubercidicus genomic window:
- a CDS encoding sigma-70 family RNA polymerase sigma factor, whose translation MDLDGRDGQRDGEAGAGEQERTRSGQVPGQGGPLTSPDGPHGRADVPPDAGPGVPSQRDPSRGADPATGPEDRDLPPSDAQLLSDLRAGDDSAYEEMYRRHAPAVRRYARSCCRDVHTAEDLTGEVFARTLQAVRGGAGPESAVRAYLLTTVRRVAASWAQTARREHLVEDFAVFAVSSAEAPVDDATLDLGADVRAMQEADRSMAVQAFRSLPERYQTVLWHTTVEEESPSEVAPLLGLTANATAVLAHRAREGLKQAYLQAHVSQSLTAGGDCARYADRLGAYARGGLRVRAERGLRKHLDACPRCRLAALEVADVNQRIRALLPVAFIGWFAAGYAVKTAAAGTAGVAAGAAAAAGSGGSGAHGGAGAGLGKGLGGTVKVGIGVGVAVAAGATLALALAGSPKPAPEPRAQAPRPAPSAPQRPAPGSPHPSLPPAGGAAPAPKAAPETAPTRKPAPERTAAPRQTPMSKESAPEPAPTPAPPSPRPSPSKPTPPKPTPPKPTPPAPTPPPPQPTPPPQPAPAAYRVNALRYDFLGDGSGPEVRALDSSWMWQRQAPEIAGRTYAHGVSVHGQSSVTIDLNRQCTAYDAVAGMDDIGAGLGAVRFAVYADGVRLWQSAVVRGGEPAVPVHVPLTGRTTLRLVTDPETPFGTAALADWAQSTISCR comes from the coding sequence ATGGATCTTGATGGGCGGGACGGGCAGCGCGACGGCGAGGCCGGGGCGGGCGAGCAGGAGCGGACGCGGTCCGGGCAGGTCCCCGGGCAGGGCGGGCCGTTGACTTCCCCGGACGGGCCGCACGGGCGCGCCGACGTCCCTCCGGACGCGGGGCCCGGCGTGCCGTCGCAGCGGGATCCCTCCCGCGGCGCGGACCCGGCCACCGGTCCCGAGGACCGCGATCTCCCGCCGTCCGACGCCCAGTTGCTCTCCGACCTGCGGGCCGGCGACGACAGCGCGTACGAGGAGATGTACCGCAGGCACGCCCCGGCGGTCCGGCGCTACGCCCGCAGCTGCTGCCGGGACGTGCACACCGCGGAGGATCTGACCGGCGAGGTCTTCGCCCGCACGCTCCAGGCAGTGCGCGGCGGGGCGGGCCCGGAATCCGCGGTGCGCGCCTATCTGCTGACGACCGTCCGCCGGGTGGCCGCGTCCTGGGCGCAGACCGCGCGGCGGGAGCACCTGGTGGAGGACTTCGCGGTGTTCGCGGTGTCCTCGGCCGAGGCGCCGGTGGACGACGCCACCCTGGACCTGGGCGCGGATGTGCGGGCCATGCAGGAGGCCGACCGGTCGATGGCCGTGCAGGCGTTCCGCAGTCTGCCGGAGCGCTATCAGACGGTGCTGTGGCACACCACGGTCGAGGAGGAGTCGCCGAGCGAGGTCGCCCCGCTGCTCGGGCTGACCGCGAACGCCACCGCCGTATTGGCGCACCGCGCCCGCGAGGGCCTCAAGCAGGCGTATCTGCAGGCGCATGTCAGCCAGTCGCTGACCGCCGGCGGTGACTGCGCCCGGTATGCCGACCGGCTCGGCGCCTATGCCCGCGGCGGGCTGCGGGTGCGGGCCGAGCGGGGGCTGCGCAAGCATCTGGACGCCTGTCCGCGGTGCCGGCTGGCCGCGCTGGAGGTCGCGGACGTCAATCAGCGGATCCGGGCGCTGCTGCCGGTCGCGTTCATCGGCTGGTTCGCCGCCGGGTACGCCGTCAAGACGGCGGCGGCCGGTACCGCGGGGGTGGCGGCCGGTGCGGCCGCGGCCGCCGGAAGCGGGGGCTCCGGTGCGCACGGTGGCGCCGGTGCCGGCCTGGGCAAGGGGCTGGGCGGCACGGTCAAGGTCGGGATCGGGGTCGGGGTGGCGGTGGCGGCGGGCGCGACGCTGGCGCTGGCGCTGGCCGGCTCCCCGAAACCGGCGCCGGAACCGCGGGCCCAGGCGCCCCGGCCCGCCCCGTCCGCACCGCAGCGCCCGGCGCCCGGCTCGCCGCATCCCTCGCTGCCACCGGCGGGCGGCGCCGCGCCCGCCCCGAAGGCGGCCCCGGAGACGGCCCCGACGCGGAAGCCGGCCCCGGAACGCACGGCGGCCCCCCGGCAGACACCGATGTCCAAGGAGTCCGCACCGGAGCCGGCGCCCACCCCGGCGCCGCCCTCGCCCCGGCCGTCGCCCAGTAAGCCGACACCACCGAAGCCCACCCCGCCGAAGCCCACACCACCGGCGCCCACCCCGCCGCCTCCGCAGCCCACCCCGCCGCCGCAGCCCGCCCCGGCCGCCTACCGGGTCAATGCGCTCCGCTACGACTTCCTGGGCGACGGCAGCGGACCGGAGGTGCGCGCCCTGGACAGCAGCTGGATGTGGCAGCGCCAGGCACCGGAGATCGCCGGCCGGACGTATGCGCACGGGGTGAGCGTCCACGGGCAGTCCTCGGTGACCATCGACCTCAACCGACAGTGCACCGCCTATGACGCCGTGGCGGGCATGGACGATATCGGTGCGGGGCTGGGCGCGGTGCGTTTCGCCGTCTACGCGGACGGGGTGCGGCTGTGGCAGTCGGCGGTGGTGCGCGGCGGTGAGCCGGCCGTTCCGGTGCACGTCCCGCTGACGGGCCGTACGACGCTGCGGCTGGTGACCGATCCGGAGACGCCGTTCGGTACGGCCGCGCTCGCCGACTGGGCGCAGTCCACGATCAGCTGTCGCTGA
- a CDS encoding ATP-binding SpoIIE family protein phosphatase, translating into MIFTRWSAKLPGTQRRAAARSDRAAPRPAPGTPAVPPTAAPAPSAAPAAADGTPSAPTAATTGSVPAARAEHTDPAPSQDRPATLPPTVDALSVHDILGTIPALVAVVYGPEHRLAYVNGAYAAVFGPRPAGRTAREALPELDALGLLPLMDQVLRSGKPRTVKSRKVPGGAAGDRTRDGYYTFTCTPIEVAASGPAPDPEVACVAPHKGVLVFGAEVTDQIESAERLRASEARQREAAVTLQRSLLPQELEQPDDLCVAATYQPGGTDAAVGGDWYDVITLGAGRTALVIGDVMGRGVRAAAVMGQLRTAVRAYARLDLPPHEVLQLLDGLAAEIDASQIATCVYAVHDPNEGRLVYASAGHLPILVRDPDGTVHRAAEPTGPPLGTGGWLHTSGSVPLGPGSSAVLYTDGLVERRDKDIDHGVEALERAFAGAAGAPDIVCDRLLRSLGITATHDDDVAILVLQHPARTGHDAELFHNAALELHGGTEAAPRARAFASGVLASWRFPTELHDLGVLAASELVANSLQHGTPPMRLRLRRTDRRLIVEVTDGDDHLPRRRRAEPADEAGRGISIIATIASSWGSRRTPGGGKAVWCEFALPRG; encoded by the coding sequence GTGATCTTCACGCGCTGGAGCGCCAAACTCCCCGGCACACAGCGGCGCGCCGCCGCCCGGTCCGACCGCGCCGCACCCCGCCCCGCGCCCGGCACACCCGCCGTCCCGCCCACCGCGGCCCCGGCGCCGTCCGCCGCGCCCGCGGCAGCCGACGGCACCCCGTCCGCCCCGACAGCCGCCACCACCGGCTCCGTCCCCGCGGCCCGCGCCGAGCACACCGACCCGGCGCCCTCCCAGGACCGCCCGGCGACCCTGCCGCCCACCGTCGACGCCCTCTCCGTCCACGACATCCTGGGCACCATCCCCGCCCTGGTCGCCGTCGTCTACGGCCCCGAACACCGCCTCGCCTACGTCAACGGCGCCTACGCCGCCGTCTTCGGCCCCCGCCCGGCCGGCCGCACCGCCCGCGAAGCCCTCCCCGAACTCGACGCCCTCGGCCTGCTCCCCCTGATGGACCAGGTCCTGCGCAGCGGCAAACCACGCACGGTCAAGTCCCGCAAGGTCCCCGGCGGCGCCGCCGGCGACCGCACCCGCGACGGCTACTACACCTTCACCTGCACCCCCATCGAGGTCGCCGCGAGCGGCCCGGCCCCCGACCCCGAAGTCGCCTGCGTCGCCCCGCACAAGGGCGTCCTGGTCTTCGGCGCCGAGGTCACCGACCAGATCGAGTCCGCCGAGCGGCTGCGCGCCAGCGAGGCCCGCCAGCGCGAGGCCGCGGTCACCCTCCAGCGCTCCCTGCTGCCCCAGGAACTCGAACAGCCCGACGACCTCTGCGTCGCCGCCACCTACCAGCCCGGCGGCACGGACGCCGCGGTCGGCGGCGACTGGTACGACGTCATCACCCTCGGCGCCGGCCGCACGGCCCTGGTCATCGGCGACGTCATGGGCCGCGGGGTGCGCGCCGCCGCCGTCATGGGCCAGCTGCGCACCGCGGTCCGCGCCTACGCCCGCCTCGACCTCCCGCCCCACGAGGTCCTGCAGCTCCTGGACGGCCTGGCCGCCGAGATCGACGCCAGCCAGATCGCCACCTGCGTCTACGCCGTCCACGACCCGAACGAAGGCCGCCTGGTCTACGCCTCGGCCGGCCATCTGCCCATCCTGGTGCGCGACCCCGACGGCACCGTCCACCGGGCCGCCGAACCGACCGGCCCGCCCCTGGGCACCGGCGGCTGGCTGCACACCTCCGGATCGGTCCCGCTCGGCCCCGGCAGCAGCGCCGTCCTCTACACGGACGGCCTCGTCGAGCGCCGCGACAAGGACATCGACCACGGCGTCGAGGCCCTGGAACGCGCCTTCGCCGGTGCGGCCGGCGCCCCCGACATCGTCTGCGACCGCCTGCTGCGCTCCCTGGGCATCACGGCCACCCATGACGACGACGTCGCCATCCTCGTCCTCCAGCACCCCGCCCGCACCGGCCATGACGCCGAGCTGTTCCACAACGCCGCCCTCGAACTCCACGGCGGCACCGAAGCGGCCCCCCGCGCCCGCGCCTTCGCCTCCGGCGTCCTCGCCTCCTGGCGCTTCCCGACCGAGCTGCACGACCTCGGTGTACTGGCCGCCAGCGAACTGGTCGCCAACTCCCTCCAGCACGGCACCCCGCCGATGCGGCTGCGTCTGCGCCGTACGGACCGCCGGCTGATCGTCGAGGTCACCGACGGCGACGACCACCTCCCGCGCCGCCGCCGCGCCGAACCCGCCGACGAGGCCGGCCGGGGCATCTCCATCATCGCCACCATCGCCTCGTCCTGGGGCTCCCGCCGCACCCCGGGCGGCGGCAAGGCCGTCTGGTGCGAATTCGCGCTGCCCCGCGGATAG
- a CDS encoding TetR/AcrR family transcriptional regulator, which produces MHIQGSHLPATVAVAHAADGAGSSSEHHRPQAGGTAVTNGAGTGTGGRSTPLRVDAQRNLEHVLRAAREVFGELGYGAPMEDVARRARVGVGTVYRRFPSKDVLVRRIAEEETSRLTDQARTALGQEDDPWSALSRFLRTSVASGAGRLLPPGILRVSAAAGTGEPAAAVEGLRMPDGLSEARVPQQRTAHGTDGAADGLRPDGAAPGAAAEETAGADALLEVVGRLVERARAAGELRADVTVADILLVIATGAPTLPDPGQQQAASARLLEILLEGLRSRPAG; this is translated from the coding sequence ATGCACATTCAGGGCTCTCATTTGCCGGCCACCGTCGCGGTGGCCCACGCCGCCGACGGCGCCGGGAGCAGCAGCGAGCACCACAGACCCCAGGCCGGCGGCACCGCGGTGACCAACGGTGCCGGTACGGGGACGGGCGGCCGCAGCACGCCACTGCGGGTGGACGCCCAGCGCAATCTGGAACACGTACTGCGCGCCGCACGCGAGGTGTTCGGCGAGCTGGGGTACGGCGCGCCCATGGAGGATGTGGCGCGGCGGGCCCGCGTCGGGGTCGGCACGGTCTACCGCCGGTTCCCGAGCAAGGACGTTCTGGTCCGCCGGATAGCCGAGGAGGAGACCTCACGGCTGACGGACCAGGCGCGTACGGCGCTGGGCCAGGAGGACGACCCGTGGTCGGCGCTGTCCCGTTTCCTGCGGACGTCGGTCGCCTCGGGTGCCGGACGGCTGCTGCCGCCGGGCATTCTGCGGGTGAGCGCGGCCGCCGGGACCGGGGAGCCGGCGGCGGCCGTGGAAGGGCTCCGGATGCCGGACGGCCTGAGCGAGGCGCGGGTGCCGCAGCAGCGCACGGCGCACGGCACGGACGGGGCCGCCGACGGTCTCCGGCCGGACGGGGCCGCGCCGGGCGCCGCCGCCGAGGAGACGGCCGGGGCCGACGCGCTGTTGGAGGTCGTCGGGCGGCTCGTGGAGCGGGCCAGGGCGGCCGGTGAGCTGCGCGCCGATGTGACGGTCGCGGACATCCTGTTAGTCATCGCCACAGGGGCGCCCACACTGCCGGATCCCGGCCAGCAGCAGGCCGCGTCCGCGCGGCTGTTGGAGATTCTGCTGGAGGGGCTGCGCTCGCGCCCGGCCGGGTGA
- a CDS encoding MarR family winged helix-turn-helix transcriptional regulator: protein MSEPSDAAADAAEPSLEEQIAAYQREFQDLDPQVEQVVSALQRLNRRMNVAYGRQTATLGMSNAEWEVLKALVVSGAPYQMGPGELAKHLGLTPAAMTHRIDRMANEGLVTRERDETNRVRVIVELTHEGREKWLEAMRLASVFEEDLLQDLSGEERQLLGQVLTRLLRRVEDAQPDADGRLSDLD from the coding sequence ATGTCTGAGCCCTCCGATGCGGCCGCCGACGCTGCCGAACCGAGTCTTGAGGAACAGATCGCCGCCTACCAGCGCGAATTCCAGGACCTCGATCCCCAGGTGGAGCAGGTCGTCTCCGCACTGCAGCGCCTCAACCGACGGATGAACGTCGCCTACGGACGACAGACCGCCACCCTCGGCATGAGCAACGCCGAATGGGAGGTCCTCAAGGCCCTCGTCGTCTCCGGTGCCCCCTACCAAATGGGCCCCGGCGAACTGGCCAAGCACCTCGGTCTCACGCCGGCCGCCATGACCCACCGCATCGACCGCATGGCGAACGAGGGCCTGGTCACCCGGGAGCGCGACGAGACCAACCGCGTCCGCGTCATCGTCGAGCTGACCCACGAGGGCCGCGAGAAGTGGCTGGAGGCGATGCGCCTGGCCTCCGTCTTCGAAGAGGACCTCCTCCAGGACCTCTCCGGCGAGGAACGCCAGCTCCTCGGCCAGGTATTGACCCGCCTCCTGCGCCGCGTCGAAGACGCCCAGCCCGACGCCGACGGGCGTCTGAGTGACCTTGACTGA
- a CDS encoding MFS transporter produces MTAPRVPGAQLRHGRVALALSFFLQGTVFALLVTRIPAIQDRYGISDGLLPVFLAAVPVLAGVGSVVTEQLVRRVRPGRVLRAVQPVVCLALAAVGSVGSMAGAAVALAVFGLAVGALDASMNMLGVSLQRAYGRSIMFGFHAAYSLGGIVGASLAWAGAHWGLSLALLYGPVVAVLVPSALIVGRWFVDRGREAQGGSAEGPAGAVVPLAMRLLVPLCLVMAFAYIGDSTVSNWSAKYLQDVLGSSEQLATVPYNVYMVTTLLGRAVGDLGVRRFGAVAVVRTGAVVAAGGFAVVAAAPGAGAGMAGFTLLGLGLSVIVPQTFAAAGRFAFEKHGPEAADRAVARLNVFNYVGFLIGSPLVGALGDAWSYRGAMLVPMALVLVTLVYARSFGAPEARYGDGHERPRTADVG; encoded by the coding sequence ATGACGGCCCCTCGGGTACCAGGAGCGCAGCTGCGGCACGGCCGGGTCGCGCTCGCCCTGAGCTTCTTCCTCCAGGGCACGGTCTTCGCCCTCCTCGTGACCCGAATACCCGCGATCCAGGACCGCTACGGGATCTCGGACGGCCTGCTGCCGGTGTTCCTGGCGGCGGTGCCCGTCCTCGCGGGGGTCGGCAGCGTCGTCACCGAGCAGCTGGTGCGGCGGGTGCGGCCGGGCCGGGTGCTGCGTGCGGTGCAGCCGGTGGTGTGTCTGGCGCTGGCGGCCGTCGGGTCGGTCGGCTCGATGGCCGGGGCGGCGGTGGCGCTGGCGGTGTTCGGGCTGGCGGTGGGCGCTCTGGACGCCTCGATGAACATGCTCGGGGTGAGCCTGCAGCGGGCGTACGGGCGGAGCATCATGTTCGGCTTCCACGCCGCGTACAGCCTGGGCGGCATCGTGGGCGCCTCGCTGGCCTGGGCGGGTGCGCACTGGGGGCTGTCGCTCGCGCTGCTGTACGGGCCGGTGGTGGCGGTCCTGGTGCCGTCTGCGCTGATCGTGGGCCGGTGGTTCGTGGACCGGGGCCGGGAGGCTCAGGGGGGAAGCGCAGAGGGGCCGGCGGGGGCCGTGGTGCCGCTCGCGATGCGGCTGTTGGTGCCGCTGTGTCTGGTGATGGCGTTCGCGTATATCGGGGACTCGACCGTCTCCAACTGGAGCGCCAAATATCTGCAGGACGTCCTGGGGAGCTCCGAGCAGCTGGCCACCGTTCCGTACAACGTCTACATGGTCACCACGCTCCTGGGGCGGGCGGTCGGTGACCTGGGGGTGCGGCGCTTCGGGGCGGTCGCGGTGGTGCGGACCGGGGCGGTGGTCGCGGCGGGCGGATTCGCGGTGGTGGCGGCGGCGCCGGGGGCCGGGGCCGGGATGGCGGGGTTCACGCTGCTGGGCCTCGGGCTGAGCGTGATCGTGCCGCAGACGTTCGCGGCGGCGGGGCGCTTCGCCTTCGAGAAGCACGGTCCGGAGGCCGCGGACAGGGCCGTCGCGCGGCTGAACGTCTTCAATTACGTGGGCTTCTTGATCGGCTCTCCGCTGGTCGGTGCGCTCGGTGATGCCTGGAGCTATCGGGGGGCGATGCTCGTACCGATGGCCCTGGTGCTGGTGACGCTGGTGTATGCCCGCTCGTTCGGGGCGCCGGAGGCCCGATACGGTGACGGGCATGAGCGGCCGCGCACAGCTGATGTGGGATGA
- a CDS encoding MFS transporter encodes MTTAMGAALRRIQLGNALSAFGNGFTVPYLYVYVAKVRDLGASTAGVVLAMLAVAALVVLPLTGRAIDRRGPLPVAIAGTVAAAAGALGLGLSATEPLVIASAIALGAGIAVIQPALATMIVWSSTTLTRSRAFATQFFLNNLGLGVGGLVGGLLVDETHASSFVRLFAIEAVMFLVLGAAVATVRLPKGPKVEDPVPTEERAKGAWRAMFADRRMVWLCVLGFVLFFACYGQFESGLAAYATEVTRIAPASLGIALAANTAAIVVAQFVVLKLVEGRRRSRVMALVGMVWTVAWIAAGLSGLVHGAQMVATTLLISTYALFGIGESMLSPTVAPLVADLAPASLIGQYNSAFALVKQLALAVGPAVGALMVGHGMYGAYIGMLVICSLGITGLSWWLGRMLRPAQDNPHRAVAAVPAARVPAEAKADSEADAVVCAT; translated from the coding sequence GTGACCACCGCGATGGGCGCCGCGTTGCGCCGGATCCAGCTCGGGAACGCACTGAGTGCGTTCGGGAACGGCTTCACCGTTCCGTATCTGTACGTCTATGTGGCGAAGGTGCGGGATCTTGGTGCGAGCACGGCCGGTGTGGTGCTGGCGATGCTGGCGGTGGCCGCACTGGTCGTCCTGCCGCTGACCGGTCGGGCGATCGACCGGCGCGGACCGCTGCCGGTGGCGATCGCCGGTACGGTCGCCGCCGCCGCCGGTGCCCTGGGGCTGGGGCTGTCCGCCACGGAGCCGCTGGTCATCGCGTCGGCCATCGCGCTCGGGGCGGGGATCGCGGTGATACAGCCGGCACTCGCGACGATGATCGTGTGGAGTTCGACGACGCTGACCAGGTCGCGGGCGTTCGCCACCCAGTTCTTTCTGAACAACCTGGGGCTGGGCGTCGGCGGGCTGGTCGGCGGGCTGCTGGTCGACGAGACGCACGCGTCGAGCTTTGTGCGGCTGTTCGCCATCGAGGCCGTGATGTTCCTGGTGCTCGGCGCGGCGGTGGCGACCGTACGGCTGCCGAAGGGGCCGAAGGTCGAGGACCCGGTGCCGACCGAGGAGCGGGCCAAGGGTGCCTGGCGGGCGATGTTCGCCGACCGGCGGATGGTGTGGCTGTGCGTACTGGGCTTTGTGCTGTTCTTCGCTTGCTACGGGCAGTTCGAGTCGGGGCTGGCGGCGTATGCCACCGAGGTCACCCGGATCGCGCCCGCAAGCCTGGGCATTGCCCTCGCGGCCAATACGGCGGCGATCGTGGTGGCGCAGTTCGTGGTGCTCAAGCTGGTCGAGGGACGGCGGCGCAGCCGGGTGATGGCGCTGGTCGGGATGGTCTGGACGGTGGCGTGGATAGCCGCCGGGCTGTCCGGGCTGGTGCACGGCGCGCAGATGGTGGCGACGACGCTGCTGATCTCGACGTATGCGCTGTTCGGTATCGGTGAGTCGATGCTGTCGCCGACGGTGGCTCCGCTGGTCGCCGATCTGGCGCCGGCCTCGCTGATCGGCCAGTACAACTCGGCGTTCGCCCTGGTCAAGCAGCTGGCGCTGGCGGTCGGCCCGGCGGTGGGTGCGCTGATGGTGGGGCACGGGATGTACGGGGCGTACATCGGGATGCTGGTGATCTGCTCGCTGGGGATCACCGGGTTGTCGTGGTGGCTGGGGCGGATGCTGCGGCCGGCGCAGGACAATCCGCACCGTGCGGTGGCGGCGGTGCCCGCGGCGCGGGTGCCGGCCGAGGCGAAAGCGGACTCGGAAGCGGATGCGGTGGTCTGCGCCACGTGA
- a CDS encoding NAD(P)/FAD-dependent oxidoreductase, translated as MYTALRLQRKLKQELRQGTVEVVVVDPDPYMTYQPFLPEAAAGSISPRHVVVPLRRVLPQCRVLIGEVTAIDHDERRATVTTLAAEKDGDGAIEVAYDELVLAPGSVSRTLPVPGLADVGTGFKTVEEAIGLRNHVLGQLDIASSTRDPALRDAALTFVFVGGGYAGVEALAELEDMARYAVRYYHNIQPEDMKWILVEATNRILPEVGPEMGGYAVRELRARNIDVRMETRLTSCEKHVAQLSDGSRFPTRTLVWTAGVKPHPVLAATKLPLNAHGRLICTPALQVDGVEHAWAAGDAAAVPDLTAEPPAEPGEPPVLCAPNAQHAVRQSKVLAENIAAAVRGGPIVDYAHKNVGSVASLGLHKGVAHLYGRKLKGYPAWFMHRAYHLSRVPTFNRKARVLAEWTLAGLFKREIVSLGSLENPRAEFELAAGTGRHNEAS; from the coding sequence ATGTATACCGCCCTGCGCCTGCAACGGAAGCTGAAGCAGGAACTGCGGCAGGGCACCGTCGAGGTCGTCGTGGTCGACCCCGATCCGTATATGACCTACCAGCCGTTCCTGCCCGAGGCCGCGGCCGGTTCGATCTCCCCGCGCCATGTCGTCGTACCGCTGCGCCGGGTGCTGCCGCAGTGCCGGGTCCTCATCGGCGAGGTCACCGCCATCGACCACGACGAGCGCCGGGCGACCGTCACCACCCTGGCCGCGGAGAAGGACGGCGACGGCGCCATCGAGGTGGCGTACGACGAACTCGTCCTCGCGCCCGGCTCGGTCTCGCGCACCCTGCCCGTCCCGGGCCTGGCCGACGTCGGCACCGGCTTCAAGACCGTCGAGGAGGCCATCGGACTGCGCAACCACGTCCTCGGCCAGCTCGACATCGCCTCCTCCACCCGCGACCCCGCCCTCCGCGACGCCGCCCTGACCTTCGTCTTCGTCGGCGGCGGCTACGCGGGCGTGGAGGCGCTGGCCGAACTGGAGGACATGGCCCGCTACGCCGTCCGCTACTACCACAACATCCAGCCCGAGGACATGAAGTGGATCCTGGTAGAGGCGACGAACCGGATCCTGCCCGAAGTGGGCCCGGAGATGGGCGGCTACGCCGTACGGGAGCTGCGGGCCCGCAATATCGACGTACGGATGGAGACCCGGCTGACGTCCTGCGAGAAGCATGTCGCCCAGCTCAGTGACGGCTCCCGCTTCCCCACCCGGACCCTGGTGTGGACCGCGGGCGTCAAACCGCACCCCGTCCTGGCCGCGACCAAACTGCCGCTGAACGCCCACGGCCGCCTCATCTGCACCCCCGCGCTCCAGGTGGACGGCGTCGAACACGCCTGGGCAGCCGGGGACGCGGCCGCGGTCCCGGATCTGACGGCCGAGCCGCCCGCCGAACCGGGCGAGCCACCCGTGCTGTGCGCCCCCAACGCCCAGCACGCCGTCCGCCAGTCCAAGGTCCTCGCCGAGAACATCGCCGCGGCGGTGCGCGGCGGCCCGATCGTGGACTACGCGCACAAAAACGTCGGCTCGGTGGCCTCCCTCGGCCTCCACAAGGGCGTCGCGCACCTCTACGGGCGCAAACTGAAGGGCTACCCGGCATGGTTCATGCACCGCGCCTACCACCTCAGCCGGGTGCCGACCTTCAACCGCAAGGCGCGGGTGCTCGCCGAATGGACCCTCGCCGGCCTGTTCAAACGCGAGATCGTCTCGCTCGGCTCGCTGGAGAACCCGCGCGCCGAGTTCGAACTCGCCGCGGGAACCGGACGGCACAACGAAGCGAGCTGA
- a CDS encoding HAD family hydrolase, producing MRYGLVIFDNDGVLVDSEPISNRILAGYLTELGHPTSYEDSLRDYMGGAMHRIHEGVLERFGKPLPAEFDEVFYARVFAEFRRSLEPVVGVGEVLEKLAADGVPYCVGSSGSHERIRVALTKTGLLERFEGASGEGAGARIFSSQDVGRGKPAPDLFLHAAQEMGVAPERCAVVEDSPLGVRAAVGAGMDVYGFTAMTSAEKLTDEGATAVFAHMAELPALLQ from the coding sequence ATGCGCTATGGCTTGGTCATTTTCGATAACGATGGCGTCCTGGTGGACAGCGAGCCGATCTCCAATCGGATTCTTGCCGGGTACCTCACCGAATTGGGGCACCCGACCAGCTACGAAGATTCGCTGCGTGACTACATGGGCGGTGCGATGCACCGCATTCACGAGGGTGTGCTGGAGCGGTTCGGAAAGCCGTTGCCGGCCGAGTTCGACGAGGTCTTTTACGCACGGGTCTTCGCGGAGTTCCGCAGGAGTCTGGAGCCGGTGGTGGGAGTGGGTGAGGTGCTGGAGAAGCTGGCCGCGGACGGGGTGCCGTACTGCGTCGGGTCGTCGGGGAGCCATGAGCGGATTCGGGTGGCATTGACGAAGACCGGGCTGCTGGAGCGGTTCGAAGGGGCCAGCGGCGAGGGTGCCGGTGCGCGTATTTTCTCGTCGCAGGATGTGGGGCGGGGGAAGCCGGCGCCGGATCTCTTTCTGCATGCGGCACAGGAGATGGGGGTGGCGCCGGAGCGGTGTGCGGTGGTCGAGGACAGTCCGCTGGGAGTGCGGGCCGCGGTCGGCGCGGGGATGGATGTGTACGGCTTCACGGCGATGACGTCGGCGGAGAAGCTGACCGACGAGGGGGCCACCGCAGTGTTCGCCCATATGGCGGAGCTGCCGGCGCTGTTGCAGTAG